tttttgcttttttttattttattttaagacttCAGTGTAAACTTCTTGTTTTGGTTCCCAGGAGGTGTTTATGTGGATATATAGGTGCTTTCCATCACCGCACGAAAAGTTGAAATTCCAgttttagatgtgtgtgtgtgtgtggtctagtATTGTAGTAATAAACGGCTTGTTTGTGTGCTGTTTAATCTAAACCCGTTTAATGCATGTCTCTGTTTTGGTCTGATTCGTAACTCTTGGTCTCTGTTTGTCCGTCAGGGTTCGTTACTGGGACGTGATGTTGCTCGTCCCAAACGTGGCTTTCCTGGTTTTCCTGATGTGGAAGCTTCCCTCTGCTCGTGCTAAGATCCGTCTGACCTCCAGCCCTATATTCGTGGCGTTTTACATCCTGGTAAGCAGCAGAGCGTCCGGCGTGAGCTGCAGGTGTGTGATTGTAATGACTGTGTCTCTCTCAGGTGTTCGTGGTGGCGGCTGTAGGAATCACTCGTGCCATCGTCTCCATGACCGTCAGCACATCCAGCGCCGCCACACTCATAGACaaggtgaaaacacacacacacatcacactgaCTTCTGTCAATCTTGAGTTAACTATGGTAATATAAACCACATCTGCATCTGAAAGCACGACTAACAACAACaagtaatgtttaaaaacatttaaaacatgcaaGACATGACTCATTCCCGTTTAGATTGTTCAGTATATTCCATTCTACTTTTACTGTATGTGACACACTGCGGCAGGAACATGAATTAAGGACACAAACTCTCTCTGACGTCAGCTGTGATTGTGTGGTGAATTCATCAGTGATTTCTGTGTGTTCACAGGTGCTTTGGGAAATCACGAGGTTCTTCTTATTGGCTATTGAGCTCAGCGTCGTGATACTCGGACTGGCTTTTGGTGCGTTCCTGCACTGCGTTTGTTTCGGATCTCACATATGATTAGGCTTTAGTAAAAAACATGTTTCAAATGGATTGAAAGTgtattattataaagtattattaatCTATCACAGTATTAACTATTTTTGATTTAATATGCTTTTATCTGTAtatttttgttatcattttaACTCTAAGTTTCACTaatgaaaatacattattttatatttttttctttatagttgCCAAGCCAGCactcaacatttttatttatttatttttttcttatattttatattttaattttattcaagcTATATGGTTTTGAATGCTTTTTAAGTACTTGTGTAGTTTAGGAATAGTGATAATTGGTccctaaaatattattattattttgcagttatttatttattttatttctattattattttgtcactAGCAACACTAGTGATAGTGTTTTCCATGTTTTCTAAATGTACCTGTTCATTGTAACCCATGAAAACGAAGCCTGTTTTATTTGAGCCTATGCTGCACTTCCTGTTAAAGTGAGGTGTTTGCTGCTTGTGTTTGCTCAGGTCATCTGGAGAGCAAGTCCAGCATCAAGCGTGTGTTGGCCATCACTGCGGTCCTGGCTCTGGCCTACTCCATCACACAGGTGTGTTACACAACAGCCATTCACTACACATCTACATACATCTATCACGCCAGAAATTGCTTAATATATGTCTTTGAGCTCTGATTAATTCAAGCAACTATAAAAACATGTGATACATTGACTTCTAGTGAGTTATTGTCTCTTGCTCTCGCAGGGGACTCTAGAGATTCGTTTCCCGGACAAACATCTCTCCGCTAAAGACTTCAACATCTACGGTCACGGCGGGAGACACTTCTGGTTGGCCAGCTCCTGTTTCTTCTTCCTGGTATCTATTCAAATACTTCTCCTTTCTTAcaaaaccattttgcatttatatattgaattattaatgtttaattctGCGTTATAATCTGCTTTAGGTGTATTCCCTGATAGTCATCCTACCTAAAACTCCAGTCAGGGAGCGTATCTCTTTGCCATGTGAGTACACGCAGGGTTTCAGTGTTTGTACCGGAGGAATCGCTCAGAGGATGATGATGTGAATGTGTTTCTGGTTCTCGTGCCGCAGCCAAGAGGGGTTTTTACGTGTACGCTGGCATCCTGTCGCTGCTCAATCTGGTTCAGGGTTTGGGAAGCGCTCTGCTGTGTGCTGACATCATCGAAGGCCTGTGGTGAGGATTCATTTCTGTCTGTCAAACACACCCCACAGGGGAATAAAACCAtgctaaaatgcatttatttggtgctgagtagtgctgtcaaacgattaatcgcgattaattgcatccaaaataaaagtttctgtttACATAATATAGTATGTACATAATATAAtacttgtatttatgtatttatatatatgtacataataaataaacaccatacacacacacacatatagatattatgtaaacaaaaacttttattttgcatgtgattaatcgtgattaatcgtgattaatcatttgacagcactagtgtaTACTACAAAAATACTTGCATATAtaagttattaataaaaaaaataccttgcaattttacttttagtttactAAACtggtacaaataataatataggcataatattaagaaatgtgcattgagCATTAAAGAAATACTCCAAATTAAgttgaattataattttatatcagtACATTTTAATTGATATGTTAATGGATTTTAGCATGGAGACATGTACTTATGATAAATTATGGCAtaggtttattttgtttgttttattagagTATTTGGTTGGAGAAGTTAACAGATAATGCAATTTCTAAtagttttcaaaaatattttaaattaacatttagcatttaaaaaacaaGGTTTGTATAAATCTCCTCTGCTGTCTTATATCTGTTAAAGCAAGTATTTGGCAATACATCATGCTCTTCTCACTAAAAGATGCATATAGACAAagcccaaaaataaaacatttgcattctcTAATTCATCTAATATaggtgtttttaatatataattataatatgcatTGTCTTATTTGCGTAATATGTGAGTGAAAAGTGGTTTGTCTCAATGCtacaataatattagaaatagTTAAATATTTATCGTGAATTCTCTCTCTTTAAATGGATGGCAGATTATCAGAGCTgagttttctgtgtgtgtttgcagctgTGTGGATGTGACCACGTTCCTCTACTTCTCCGTCTTTGCTCCTCTGATCTATGTGACGTTCCTCAAAGGGTTCTTCGGGTGAGTAGATCCGCCTGTGATTCAGTCACACCTCGAGTCTCAGGAGGAACTGTAGTCACACAGCACATGAATAGTGGCTTTCAACTTCCACAAAGTTACATATTCTGCACCTTCATGGGATCTATTTTTAACTCAGGCTCATGCATTACCTCACGGGGAAGTTTTGAGTCGTGAGTGTTTCTATATGCAATGTCGAACTCTTTATTTCAGAAGAGAAATAGAAATGATGTTGCTTAAAAACTGCACTTAACACCACTTAAAGACATTAATGTTCTTAGCAAAAGTGGccaatcattatattattattattattattatacaagctTTAACTCGTTCTGTGGAAGTCCTTTCTGTTTGGATAGTTTTAAATAGAGTTTTTATGACTGCTTTAGATGGGAATATATTGTAGAAGATTTGTTCCTGCGATAtttcattgctccagtcttcagtgctgCATTTCTACCacgcaagaaaaaaaaacatgtttcggTAAATGATTATTATGACATCAGAAGATGCAATTATAAGATAAAAAGCAGCACTTTTGACAAAAATGCCAGTATTGAGGTAAAAAGTATAAGAAGTGAAAATTGTCATGAAAAGTCAATTTTGTTATAATTATGACTTGAATCTAGACGTGCGTTTGACTTGTCTCGTAATTGTCCTATTTATCTTATATCTCATCATTTTGGAATTGCAATTACGGAAAGCTATTTCTGCCATCATAATTATGACAAGTCCTGATTATTACAAAAGTTATAATTATGAGACTAAGTCAGTTATGAGTCATGATTatgacttaaaataattttttatcattttatttatgtcATAACTATCAGTTTTCCTAATCATTTTAACTCTTAATTGAAATGCAtacaattttatttgaatatggtgGAAAAGGGCTTTCATaagagtcacacgatccttcagaaatcattctaatatgaaacatttctgattattatcagtgttgagaacagttgtgctggccagtatttattattatgttttttttttggtgtgtggaaaccgtgatgtattttattttttcaagaaagcttaaaaacagtgtttatttgcaatgcatttagtgtttttgaatgaattttgcatgtttaaaaatgtattgaatgtTCCTCCTGATCTGTATGATAAGAAGAACATCAGTTGCATCCGATCTGGACTGTATCTATTGTAATGTACTGTTCATGCACAAGCTGCCGGTCGTGTTTCATGCTTCCTCCTCGTCTCTCTTCAGGTCCGAGCCCAAGATCCTCTTCTCCTACAAGTCCCAAATCGATGAGCCGGAGGACTCAGACGTGCACCTCCCCACCTCGTCCTCGGGCCGGGGTCGGAAGGATCTGGAGCACAGCTCGTTCTCCAGCACACAGATCGACGGCTCTGGAGCGTATCTGGACGACGTGGTGTCGGGACCCTACAGCGGAGCACACAGCATCAACAGCATCGACTCGGACCGCTGGAGGGCCCTCAACACCTGACCTCTGATCACTAACACTTGTTACTGAAGACTTGTATTCCATGAATTCATCATTCCTTGTGTAACACCAGTGCTCTTTTATTTTACATCTGTGTGCTCGGATCTGTGCTGAAGCCAACTGTAGTAGTGCATAATGTAATACATTTCTTGATCGCCATTGTTGATACATTGTATTGTATTGATATTATGTTTTCTGGGTTGTTTCGCACTGATTTGGCTCATTTGCTTGCTAATTTGAAGTCTTAAGGACCCTGTTATCTGACTTGGCTCTGTTCATATGCTTCATGTGGGCTGAGCGTTCGTCTAgaaatttgtaaaaacatttatttctccATGCTATATCATAGTTTTGAACATGTTTGctttggatttttatttattttagttatctgGTGGGTTTTGTTTCAGCCTGGCATCATTAAACTTGGATTCAGTTCTTAAAATCTTCAATTAAATCTGGCCTGAGTATAAtgcttatttctctttttttctttaaatttgatttgaatatggagaGAAGATGTTTTATGATTAAACTGTATGTATTTAGAAATGTGTGTGGATGGTCTGGTTTTGTTTTGGGGTTTTTTGCACTGTGATTTTAAGGCAATTCAGTGTTAAAGTTTTAATGTTGAAATGCAAAGTTTTGCACTGAAATGCAACTGTAAATGAGTTATATGAGTAATATAATCTGAAATTCAGTGCAAATTGTACTTAatgcttatttcattttttaaatatatcttcttttttttattgcagccTGTTATTAGAAGCATATCTTAAagatatttagttttgttttttcttcactgAAATGCTTTGATAAAGATCAGGGTATTTATTCTGTTTAGTCTATAGATTAACTGTTTTAAATCAGAAAATAAGAAACCATTTGAGTCAGATGAACACTGCACCTAGGTCCAGCAAAGAGGCTTGATTTTGAGCCACACGAACCTTTACTATGTATGTCTATGACACGAACAAccgaggacttttattttggaacaCGCTTCAAGTGACGTGAGTGGTTTTCACACGTGTAATGTGTCGCTATCACGTTCTcgggcttttattttttattattgaacgtCACCGTTTCACTGCTGTGTGAAGGACGTTATAAAAATGTActtcaagaaataaaaaaagaaaatctgaatagATGAAATACGATTTTTttacacgaaaaaaaaaacaataataaaaaaataaaaggcaaaataaattaaatattggtaTTTCTATTTGCCGAACATTTCAatcaaatatagaaataaaaaaactgataaaCAATTGTCATAAAACAAAAAGGTCATTGGGACT
This genomic stretch from Carassius gibelio isolate Cgi1373 ecotype wild population from Czech Republic chromosome B6, carGib1.2-hapl.c, whole genome shotgun sequence harbors:
- the tpra1 gene encoding transmembrane protein adipocyte-associated 1 homolog, which produces MLETVTDAGRLLRYVSTSVFPTVDNSSEFNPDHETNITKPHRCLQILYDDIGHSRVRYWDVMLLVPNVAFLVFLMWKLPSARAKIRLTSSPIFVAFYILVFVVAAVGITRAIVSMTVSTSSAATLIDKVLWEITRFFLLAIELSVVILGLAFGHLESKSSIKRVLAITAVLALAYSITQGTLEIRFPDKHLSAKDFNIYGHGGRHFWLASSCFFFLVYSLIVILPKTPVRERISLPSKRGFYVYAGILSLLNLVQGLGSALLCADIIEGLCCVDVTTFLYFSVFAPLIYVTFLKGFFGSEPKILFSYKSQIDEPEDSDVHLPTSSSGRGRKDLEHSSFSSTQIDGSGAYLDDVVSGPYSGAHSINSIDSDRWRALNT